The Shewanella halotolerans region CAAACTCGGGCCAGGTGCAATATGGTCACTTCGATGGCCCGGTCAAATCCTTTGGCCTGGAGCACTTTCGCTATACCAATGTGATGGACAAGCCTGCCAGTCATCTCGCGCGGCATTTTCATTTCAAGCAGTTCCAGTTTGTCTCTGTGGTGACGCCAAGGTATGTGATTGGGGTCGCCATTGCCGATATCCGCTACGCCGGTACAGGTTTCTGTTACCTCTATGACATCAAGGCCAATCAGCTGGTGGAAACCACCTGGCTCAAGCCGCTGGCCATGGGCTGCCAACTGGCAGACTCCCCTTGGGCCGGCAGGGCGCAGCTCGCAAGTGGCAAGGGTAGGGTGACCATAGAAATTGTCGAGGGAATATGGCAGCTCAACATCGACACGGCGCAGATCAAGGCCGAATTGATGCTCACGCCTATGCCCCTTAGCCTGCCCATGGCCATGTGTAACCCGACAGGTTATAGCGGCTGGACCTATACCCAGAAGCACAATTGCCTCAAGCTGGGCGGCAGCCTCACCATTCATCACGAGCCACAGCCCCTCAACCGCGCCCTGGCGGGCTATGATTTTTCCGCCGGTTATATGCGCCGTGAGACCAGCTGGCGCTGGGCCAGTATCAATGGCTATCAGGGCGATGATTTGCTCGGCCTCAACCTGGCGGCGGGGGTGAATGAGACCGGCTGCAACGAGAATGTGTTTTGGGTCAACGGCGAGCGTCATCTGCTGGGGCCTGTGCATTTTGCCTTTAGCCGCGCGCCCGAATCCGCTGATGATGCCAGCTGGCAGATAAGCTCCCAGGACGGCCGGGTGGCGCTCAACTTCCGCCCGCTGAATCGCCGCCAGGAGAAGCTCAATCTCTGGTTGCTGAAGAGCAACTTCAGGCAGTATCTGGGCTATTTCGACGGCGAGATCCGCGACGGCCTGGGGCGTACTCATCGTATCGATAATCTGCTTGGCTTAACCGAAGATCACTTTGCCCGCTGGTAGGGACTTTGTCCGCTGGTAGGGCGTGCTTAGGAAATAACTTAGGGAATATAAAGGAATAATTAGATGGATTTTAATTCACTCATCGCGCACCCCGAGGTGCTGTTACTGGTGCTGGCGCCGCTGTTTTTTGTCTGTATCCTAGCCGAGTGGTATCTGGGGGACCGTCGTGGTCGTTTGCCCGATAATGCCCGCTATCATCTGCCCGAGGTGCTGTGTAACTTTACCCTGGCGGGCCTGCATCAGGGAGCGGATATTCTCACCGGGCTATTAATAGCCAAATTATATCTGTGGGCGTTCGACTGGCGTCTGCTGGATATTCAGATGGGGCTGGGTAGCTTTATCGCGCTTATTATCGCCCAGGACTTTTGCTACTACTGGTTCCACCGCGCCAGCCACAGGGTGCGCTGGATGTGGGCGGCCCACGTGGCGCACCATAGCTCGGAGCGCATGAATTTTAGCACCGCTTTTAGGCAGAGCCTGATGTACCCTTTTGCCGGCATGTGGATCTTCTGGCTGCCGCTGGTGGTGGTCGGCTTCGATCCTAACTGGGTGGTGTTTGTCGTGCTGCTTAACCTGGGACTGCAGTTTTTCGTGCATACCCAGGCAGTGAAAACCCTTGGGCCGCTGGAGTGGCTGTTTAATACGCCTTCCCATCACAGGGTGCATCATGGGCGCAATCCTCAATATATAGATAAGAACTATGCCGGCGTGCTGATCATCTGGGATCGCCTGTTTGGCACCTATGTAAAGGAAGAAGAGACGGTGGAGTATGGCATCACCAAGCCGGTGAACAGTTTTAATCCCCTGATCGTAACCTTTAGCGAGTGGAAGACGATGTTTAGCGAGGCTTTCGCGCCTGGGCTAAGCCTTAAGCAGCGCCTTGCCTTGATGTTTGCGCCGCCGGCGGCGCCCGAGCCGCAAGATGAGATTGCTGATACCGAGCCCGAGCGTAAGCTTGCCTCCTAAAAGCAAGGTTAATAAAAACAAGGTTAATAAAAGAATCGCTTGGTGATCTAGAGGGAAGTAGTGTCTGACTAACCGCTAAGCTTCACTCATAAAAAAAACAGGGCCCTGGCCCTGTTTTTTGTGTCTGCACGTTAAGTTGCGAGTAGGTCAAGTGATGCGCTGGTCAGATTCGGTTTGCTGCTCAAGCTATTAGCTTTGATGGTCCGGCTCGTTCACATCTTTAGCCGGTTTAACCGGCTCTTTCGCTGACTTGATAGCCCGCAAGATCACAAACTTGCCGTTAGAGGCGGCCGTTTCGCAGTTTTTAAAGATCCGCTTGAGCTTGACGTGATAGCCCAGGTGGCGATTGCCCACCACCTGCAGCATGCCGCCAGGCCTGAGCTGGTGGAAGGCATCTAGAAACATCTGCCAGGCGATATGATCTGTAATAGCCTCGCCCTGATGAAAGGGGGGGTTACAGAGCACCAGATCCGGTTTCACCTCATCGCCCAGGTGGGTCAGGCAGTCGTCCCAGTGAAAGTGCCCCTGAGGCATGGC contains the following coding sequences:
- a CDS encoding DUF2804 domain-containing protein, encoding MKMDIQPSAVQTLGAPDSLISNSGQVQYGHFDGPVKSFGLEHFRYTNVMDKPASHLARHFHFKQFQFVSVVTPRYVIGVAIADIRYAGTGFCYLYDIKANQLVETTWLKPLAMGCQLADSPWAGRAQLASGKGRVTIEIVEGIWQLNIDTAQIKAELMLTPMPLSLPMAMCNPTGYSGWTYTQKHNCLKLGGSLTIHHEPQPLNRALAGYDFSAGYMRRETSWRWASINGYQGDDLLGLNLAAGVNETGCNENVFWVNGERHLLGPVHFAFSRAPESADDASWQISSQDGRVALNFRPLNRRQEKLNLWLLKSNFRQYLGYFDGEIRDGLGRTHRIDNLLGLTEDHFARW
- a CDS encoding sterol desaturase family protein, translating into MDFNSLIAHPEVLLLVLAPLFFVCILAEWYLGDRRGRLPDNARYHLPEVLCNFTLAGLHQGADILTGLLIAKLYLWAFDWRLLDIQMGLGSFIALIIAQDFCYYWFHRASHRVRWMWAAHVAHHSSERMNFSTAFRQSLMYPFAGMWIFWLPLVVVGFDPNWVVFVVLLNLGLQFFVHTQAVKTLGPLEWLFNTPSHHRVHHGRNPQYIDKNYAGVLIIWDRLFGTYVKEEETVEYGITKPVNSFNPLIVTFSEWKTMFSEAFAPGLSLKQRLALMFAPPAAPEPQDEIADTEPERKLAS